One genomic window of Devosia salina includes the following:
- a CDS encoding STAS domain-containing protein, translated as MAKQTKQTVALPEVIDLDAIDGIRDQLIDALEEGPVSVQAGAVERVSTNALLLLVSAAETARRHHFDFTIEAPSAAMSAAIERLGLEAQFSGMMKQ; from the coding sequence ATGGCCAAGCAAACCAAGCAAACGGTCGCCTTGCCTGAGGTTATCGATCTCGATGCGATCGATGGCATTCGCGACCAGTTGATCGACGCGCTGGAGGAGGGCCCGGTTTCGGTCCAGGCCGGCGCGGTCGAACGGGTTTCCACCAATGCACTGCTGCTGCTGGTGAGTGCCGCCGAAACGGCCCGGAGACACCATTTTGATTTTACGATTGAAGCGCCGAGCGCGGCCATGAGTGCCGCCATCGAGCGACTGGGCCTTGAAGCCCAGTTTTCGGGGATGATGAAACAATGA
- a CDS encoding methyl-accepting chemotaxis protein, producing MAAAAGLWTLSGAAAGGLLLALGPGPGWFAAAGSLAGLAIAGSLIFGHVVDRREAARLAAVAQAAGLCDKPGETLSIAGIVARLGRRLERAHHFRAALGTLEAPVLVIDEHGVILAASQGMERLAPAAVEGETLDGLFGAGYLEGGGGAPEEALVMLQGQRLVAHRRALPSGRYALELKPAGHFIEDDNFEAALEALRQGQTGFRFDAEAVAARAALGGFNRAFEALDDGVTQLRSVMAGEAITDAALPLADEAQMVIDLFAGLDEQQRDEAQARVALETRLASVKTLLAQFEARAAELEQTAETGRQALAAGVEKMAGLEAQLANAQRRTDEAGRMAAQVEQAAGRTRALVSEIARMAQEIDTMTAGIEDVSFRTNLLALNAAVEAARAGEKGAGFAVVADEVRQLAQVTNRSAKDIRVIADKGRAQARIGLDEAGELQRITSALKENLRNLSNGTANIAPIVEVERRQEAVRTAAGPLVERAGQETGFDQRAAS from the coding sequence ATGGCGGCCGCGGCCGGGCTCTGGACGCTTTCTGGCGCGGCGGCCGGCGGGCTGCTGCTGGCCCTGGGGCCGGGGCCGGGCTGGTTCGCGGCGGCGGGGAGCCTGGCTGGGCTGGCCATTGCCGGCAGCCTGATCTTCGGACATGTCGTCGATCGGCGCGAGGCGGCCCGGCTAGCGGCCGTGGCCCAGGCGGCCGGTCTCTGCGACAAGCCCGGCGAAACGCTCTCGATTGCCGGCATCGTGGCCCGGCTGGGCCGGCGCCTGGAACGGGCCCATCATTTCCGCGCGGCGCTGGGGACGCTCGAAGCCCCGGTCCTCGTGATCGACGAGCATGGGGTGATCCTGGCCGCCAGCCAGGGCATGGAGCGCCTGGCACCGGCGGCGGTCGAGGGAGAGACGCTCGACGGGCTGTTCGGGGCCGGCTATCTCGAAGGCGGGGGTGGCGCGCCCGAAGAAGCGCTGGTCATGCTCCAGGGGCAAAGGCTGGTGGCCCATCGCCGGGCGCTGCCCTCGGGACGCTATGCGCTGGAACTCAAGCCGGCCGGCCATTTCATCGAGGACGACAATTTCGAGGCGGCGCTCGAGGCGCTGCGGCAGGGGCAGACCGGGTTCCGCTTCGACGCGGAGGCGGTTGCGGCCCGCGCGGCGCTGGGCGGGTTCAATCGCGCGTTCGAGGCGCTCGATGATGGCGTGACGCAATTGCGGTCGGTCATGGCCGGCGAGGCGATTACCGATGCAGCGCTGCCGCTGGCGGACGAGGCGCAGATGGTGATCGACCTGTTTGCCGGCCTCGACGAGCAGCAGCGCGACGAAGCCCAGGCGCGGGTGGCGCTGGAAACAAGGCTGGCCTCGGTCAAGACGCTGCTGGCCCAGTTCGAGGCGCGGGCGGCCGAACTCGAACAGACCGCGGAGACCGGGCGCCAGGCGCTGGCGGCCGGGGTCGAGAAGATGGCCGGGCTCGAAGCGCAGCTGGCCAATGCGCAGCGCCGGACCGACGAGGCGGGCCGCATGGCGGCGCAGGTCGAGCAGGCGGCCGGACGGACGCGGGCCCTGGTCAGCGAGATCGCGCGCATGGCCCAGGAAATCGACACGATGACGGCGGGCATCGAGGATGTGTCGTTCCGCACCAACCTTCTGGCGCTCAATGCCGCCGTGGAGGCGGCACGGGCCGGGGAGAAGGGGGCGGGCTTTGCCGTGGTGGCCGACGAGGTGCGCCAGCTCGCGCAGGTGACCAATCGATCGGCCAAGGACATCCGGGTGATTGCCGACAAGGGGCGGGCGCAGGCGCGCATCGGCCTCGACGAAGCAGGCGAGCTGCAAAGAATCACGTCGGCGCTGAAAGAGAATTTACGCAATCTAAGCAATGGCACGGCCAATATTGCCCCGATTGTGGAGGTCGAGCGGCGCCAAGAGGCGGTGCGGACCGCCGCAGGGCCGCTGGTTGAGCGGGCGGGTCAGGAGACCGGCTTCGACCAGCGCGCCGCCAGCTAG
- a CDS encoding response regulator translates to MPKASAVSVLIVDDQQSMRGICKYILTQLGFKDIIEAKSGRDALGKLEKSNVDLIISDWNMEDIDGLTLLKVIRKHPRTQAMPFIMATGRSDKEQVKEAISFGVNNYIIKPFDASTMKKRIEAVIGALT, encoded by the coding sequence ATGCCAAAAGCGAGCGCTGTCAGCGTCCTGATCGTTGATGACCAGCAGTCGATGCGTGGCATCTGTAAGTACATTCTGACGCAGTTGGGCTTCAAGGACATCATCGAGGCCAAGTCTGGCCGCGACGCCTTGGGCAAGCTCGAAAAGTCCAATGTGGACCTGATTATCTCCGACTGGAACATGGAAGACATTGACGGGCTGACCCTGCTCAAGGTCATCCGCAAGCATCCAAGGACGCAGGCCATGCCCTTCATCATGGCGACCGGCCGTTCGGACAAGGAACAGGTCAAGGAAGCCATTTCCTTTGGCGTCAACAATTACATCATCAAGCCCTTCGATGCCTCGACGATGAAGAAGCGCATCGAGGCGGTGATCGGCGCGCTGACCTGA
- a CDS encoding CheR family methyltransferase, with translation MEQGEFSLSEREFSRIKARVYAVAGISLSNAKRTLVLSRLSKIVRALGLPSFDAYVDYLERNGSAQDGQDFVNALTTNLTRFYREDHHFEHLRTYVGTLMAERPRGTRLRIWSAGCSTGQEPYTIGMDLLAAFPELKRWDFKILATDIDTAVIAKAAGGVYPESELSGLSAERARPFERGEGTIRVPGAVRELVSFKPLNLIGPWPMKGPFDAIFCRNVAIYFDKPTQGEVFGRFSKLLAPEGFLYIGHSENLGSGGEGFRLVGKTIYQSKEKLSKRAA, from the coding sequence ATGGAACAGGGGGAATTCTCCCTTAGTGAGCGCGAGTTTTCGCGGATCAAGGCGCGGGTCTATGCCGTGGCCGGCATTTCCCTGAGCAATGCCAAGCGGACCCTGGTCCTGTCCCGGCTCTCGAAAATCGTCCGTGCGCTGGGCCTGCCGAGCTTTGATGCCTATGTCGACTATCTCGAGCGCAATGGCTCGGCCCAGGACGGGCAGGATTTCGTCAACGCGCTGACCACCAATCTCACGCGGTTCTATCGCGAAGACCACCATTTCGAACATTTGCGCACCTATGTGGGGACGCTGATGGCGGAGCGCCCGCGGGGCACGCGGCTCCGCATCTGGTCGGCCGGCTGTTCGACCGGCCAGGAACCCTACACAATCGGCATGGACCTCCTTGCCGCCTTTCCCGAGCTCAAGCGCTGGGACTTCAAGATCCTGGCCACCGACATCGATACGGCGGTGATCGCCAAGGCGGCCGGTGGCGTCTATCCGGAAAGCGAATTGAGCGGACTTTCGGCAGAACGCGCGCGACCCTTCGAACGGGGCGAGGGCACCATCAGGGTGCCTGGCGCGGTGCGCGAACTGGTGTCGTTCAAGCCCCTGAACCTGATCGGGCCGTGGCCGATGAAAGGCCCGTTCGATGCAATCTTCTGTCGCAACGTCGCTATCTATTTCGACAAGCCGACCCAGGGGGAAGTGTTCGGACGCTTCTCGAAACTCCTGGCGCCTGAAGGCTTCCTCTATATCGGCCACTCGGAAAACCTGGGGTCGGGCGGGGAAGGGTTCCGGCTGGTGGGCAAGACCATCTACCAGTCCAAAGAAAAACTGAGCAAGCGAGCTGCATGA
- a CDS encoding chemotaxis protein CheD: MALSNTLPPEFDRGVVTTVHQGDCHVSNAADITFSTVLGSCISACVRDRVALVGGMNHFLLAEQSGSAKDRYGASARYGAFAMEQLINKVLSQGTGKKANLEIKVFGGGKINSALDDVGAKNIEFVRQFLSDEGYVAMSEDLGGTFARRVLFKPHSGRAFVKRLDSDAGANVAQEELAIARRRVVVPAPVDDIELF; the protein is encoded by the coding sequence ATGGCCCTTTCGAATACCCTGCCACCCGAATTCGATCGTGGGGTGGTGACGACCGTCCATCAGGGCGACTGCCACGTTTCCAATGCCGCGGACATCACGTTCTCGACGGTTCTGGGATCGTGCATCTCTGCCTGCGTGCGGGACCGGGTGGCCCTTGTGGGCGGCATGAACCATTTCCTGCTCGCCGAACAGTCGGGATCGGCCAAGGATCGCTACGGGGCCTCGGCGCGCTATGGCGCCTTTGCCATGGAGCAATTGATCAACAAGGTGTTGAGCCAGGGCACCGGCAAGAAGGCCAATCTCGAGATCAAGGTGTTCGGCGGCGGCAAGATCAATTCGGCGCTCGACGATGTGGGTGCCAAGAATATCGAATTCGTCCGGCAGTTCCTCAGCGATGAAGGCTATGTCGCCATGAGCGAGGATCTGGGAGGCACGTTTGCCCGCCGCGTGCTGTTCAAGCCGCATTCGGGCCGGGCCTTCGTCAAGCGGCTCGACAGCGATGCCGGCGCCAATGTGGCCCAGGAAGAACTGGCGATCGCGCGTCGCCGCGTGGTGGTGCCGGCACCGGTGGACGATATCGAACTGTTCTAG
- a CDS encoding NAD(P)H-dependent oxidoreductase, with amino-acid sequence MPTKIALTGLARDLALRAEQGKTIRVGVIGSGEMGTDLVTQMSLMTGIEMAAIATRRPHTALDAMTIAYGEDSMGKVVDTPAAATAAIEQGKIAITSAETLVTTPNIDVVIDATGKPGVAADYDLMAMEHGKHLVMMNVEADVTIGPYLKAQADRLGVVYSVGAGDEPSSCMELIEFVSALGLDIVAAGKGKNNPLKHDAVPDDYREEATRRNMNPRMLVEFVDGSKTAVEMTAIANATGLLPDVPGMHGPATHRDDMAKVLIPKADGGILNSSGVVDFTIGKGVAPGVFVIVKAEHPRIIERMDDLHIGHGPYYGFFRPYHLTSLEVPLTCARIMLTGKPDMVPLPRPVAEVCAVAKRDLKPGDALDAIGETCYRSYAMTVTDARAAGALPVGLLEGGKVTAPIEKGALITTANATPDVTTRLYALRREQDKLLGY; translated from the coding sequence ATGCCCACCAAGATCGCCCTGACCGGCCTCGCCCGTGACCTCGCCCTGCGCGCCGAGCAAGGCAAGACCATTCGCGTGGGCGTCATCGGCTCGGGCGAGATGGGCACCGACCTCGTCACCCAGATGAGCCTGATGACCGGCATCGAGATGGCCGCCATCGCCACCCGCCGCCCCCATACAGCGCTCGACGCCATGACCATCGCCTATGGCGAGGATTCCATGGGCAAGGTGGTGGACACGCCCGCCGCCGCCACCGCTGCCATCGAACAGGGCAAGATTGCCATCACCTCGGCCGAGACGCTGGTGACCACCCCCAATATCGACGTCGTCATCGATGCCACCGGCAAGCCGGGCGTCGCCGCTGACTACGACCTGATGGCCATGGAGCATGGCAAGCATCTGGTGATGATGAATGTCGAGGCCGACGTCACCATCGGGCCCTATCTGAAGGCCCAGGCCGACCGGCTGGGCGTCGTCTATTCGGTGGGTGCCGGCGACGAACCCAGCTCCTGCATGGAACTGATCGAATTCGTCTCCGCCCTCGGCCTCGACATCGTCGCGGCCGGCAAGGGCAAGAACAATCCGCTGAAGCACGACGCGGTCCCGGACGACTATCGCGAGGAAGCCACTCGCCGGAACATGAACCCGCGCATGCTGGTCGAGTTCGTCGATGGCTCCAAGACGGCCGTCGAGATGACCGCCATCGCCAATGCCACCGGGCTCCTGCCCGACGTGCCGGGCATGCACGGCCCGGCGACCCATCGCGACGACATGGCCAAGGTGCTCATCCCCAAGGCGGATGGCGGCATCCTCAATTCCTCGGGCGTGGTCGATTTCACCATCGGCAAGGGCGTGGCGCCGGGAGTTTTCGTCATCGTCAAGGCCGAGCACCCGCGCATTATCGAGCGCATGGATGATCTCCATATCGGCCACGGACCCTATTATGGCTTCTTCCGGCCCTATCACCTGACGAGCCTCGAAGTCCCGCTGACCTGCGCCCGCATCATGCTGACCGGCAAGCCCGACATGGTGCCGCTGCCCCGCCCCGTGGCCGAGGTCTGTGCCGTGGCCAAGCGCGACCTCAAACCCGGCGACGCCCTCGATGCCATCGGCGAAACCTGCTACCGCTCCTACGCCATGACCGTCACCGATGCCCGCGCCGCGGGCGCGCTTCCAGTGGGCCTGCTCGAGGGCGGCAAGGTCACCGCGCCGATCGAAAAGGGCGCCCTCATCACCACCGCCAATGCGACCCCAGATGTGACCACGCGGCTTTACGCCCTGCGCCGGGAACAGGACAAGCTCTTGGGATACTGA
- a CDS encoding zinc-binding dehydrogenase encodes MKRAVYSQFGTPEKVLGAAEAPKPEAGPGQVLVRMVLSPVHNHDLMTIAGQYGFKPGLPAVPGTEAVGIVEALGEGVTHLQVGQRVAGGAEGTWAQYYLANAARLVPVPESVDDETACQLVSMPLSAKMLLETLDVEPGAWIVQNAANGAVGKLVARYGQERGINVVGLVRRQDAVEQLKALGIANVVATDAENWPETVRALTGGAPIVRAIESLGGDGAAQVLSVLADGGQVISFGAMTGRPLKISAGDLLFRGITVKGFWGARPPVKPERIGQLLGELVADAAAGKLKLPIEKAYDIDQVAEAVAASGEPGRNGKIAIRGA; translated from the coding sequence ATGAAGCGTGCGGTCTATTCTCAGTTTGGAACCCCGGAAAAGGTGCTGGGCGCCGCAGAGGCGCCGAAACCCGAAGCGGGTCCCGGACAGGTGCTGGTGCGGATGGTGCTCTCACCGGTCCACAATCACGACCTGATGACCATTGCCGGGCAATATGGCTTCAAGCCCGGCCTGCCGGCGGTGCCGGGCACGGAAGCGGTCGGCATTGTCGAGGCGCTGGGTGAGGGCGTCACGCATCTGCAGGTGGGCCAGCGCGTGGCGGGCGGCGCAGAGGGCACCTGGGCCCAATATTACCTGGCAAATGCGGCGCGTCTGGTGCCGGTGCCCGAGAGCGTCGACGATGAAACGGCCTGCCAATTGGTGTCGATGCCCCTGAGCGCCAAGATGCTGCTCGAGACGCTCGATGTCGAGCCGGGCGCCTGGATCGTCCAGAATGCGGCCAATGGCGCGGTGGGAAAGCTGGTCGCCCGTTATGGTCAGGAACGCGGCATCAATGTTGTCGGGCTAGTGCGGCGGCAGGACGCCGTGGAGCAGCTCAAGGCCCTGGGCATTGCCAATGTCGTGGCCACCGATGCCGAGAACTGGCCGGAGACTGTGCGTGCGCTGACCGGCGGCGCGCCGATCGTGCGCGCCATTGAATCGCTGGGTGGCGATGGTGCAGCCCAGGTGCTCAGCGTGCTGGCCGATGGCGGGCAGGTGATCAGCTTTGGTGCGATGACCGGGCGCCCTCTCAAGATTTCCGCCGGCGACCTGTTGTTCCGTGGCATTACCGTCAAGGGTTTCTGGGGCGCCAGGCCACCGGTCAAGCCGGAACGGATCGGGCAATTGCTCGGTGAACTGGTGGCCGATGCGGCCGCGGGCAAGCTCAAGCTGCCGATCGAGAAAGCCTATGACATTGACCAGGTGGCCGAGGCGGTCGCCGCCAGTGGCGAGCCCGGCCGCAATGGCAAGATCGCCATTCGGGGGGCGTGA
- a CDS encoding chemotaxis protein CheA, with protein sequence MSDLDDFKATYFDECSELLTELEEQFAAIEEGERGSDRLNAVFRAIHSIKGGAGAFGFSALVGFAHAYETLLDYVRDGRIELTDEVVTLCIRANDIVADHVNAAQSGEDLPADYGAEEKARFDALARGETAGDDDDEMSGEIVEEFDIDFTPVMVNLDAPMASGEAPVEDVFDSAPMAAADGQWEIRFTPHRALYARANDPLLLFRELAALGTMKVRAILGEVPPLSDFEPFAVYCAWEITLVAPGLSEASIREVFEFVDGDCDIAIAQAGIVPGLAEAGFDLSDFDAAPAAEADAVAEADEQDLSSLLALTEEEVANPQAPVAPLAGFTPEAPAEPVGAQDKFEEAPALSFADLAAEIAPPAPPAPKAEAAPSVAAKAPAAASEGEDGGGRSVGVQSIRVDLDKVDRVVNMVGELVITQSMLTQQMDETLRARYTELVRGLEVLAQTTRGLQDSVMAIRAQPVKSVFSRMPRLVRELATKTSKKIKLETIGENTEIDKTVIEQLSDPLTHMIRNSADHGIETPEKRLAAGKPESGTIRLSAEQAGGNILIIVEDDGAGINRERVLKLARDKGIVAPDITPTDEQIDQLIFAPGFSTAEAISDISGRGVGMDVVLSNIKKIGGSVHVRSWTGKGTRMTLRLPLTLAVLDVMLVKVGDSPYVVPLSSIVETMQCSRASFERVPSGGRVLQVRGEYVQVIDLGQRFGLATEVAQSDQFVVLCETEGNQKVALVVDDIIGQQQVVIKSLEENFERVDGIAGGTILGDGNVALIVDVQGLRSTHLHQNAA encoded by the coding sequence ATGAGTGATCTCGACGACTTCAAGGCCACCTATTTCGATGAATGCTCCGAGCTTCTGACCGAGCTCGAGGAGCAGTTCGCCGCCATCGAGGAGGGCGAGCGTGGCTCGGACCGGCTCAACGCCGTGTTCCGCGCCATTCACTCGATCAAGGGTGGCGCGGGCGCCTTCGGCTTCTCGGCCCTTGTGGGGTTCGCCCACGCCTATGAAACCCTGCTCGACTATGTGCGCGACGGCCGGATCGAACTGACCGACGAGGTGGTGACCCTGTGCATCAGGGCCAATGACATCGTGGCCGACCACGTCAACGCCGCCCAGTCGGGCGAGGACCTGCCGGCCGATTACGGCGCCGAGGAAAAGGCGCGCTTCGATGCGCTGGCCCGCGGCGAGACCGCCGGCGACGACGATGACGAGATGAGCGGCGAGATCGTCGAGGAATTCGATATCGACTTCACCCCGGTCATGGTCAATCTCGATGCCCCCATGGCCAGCGGCGAGGCGCCGGTGGAAGACGTGTTCGACAGCGCGCCCATGGCCGCCGCGGACGGGCAGTGGGAAATCCGCTTCACCCCGCATCGCGCCCTCTATGCGCGGGCCAATGACCCGCTGCTGCTGTTCCGCGAACTGGCGGCGCTGGGCACCATGAAGGTGCGCGCCATTCTGGGCGAGGTGCCGCCGCTTTCCGATTTCGAGCCCTTCGCGGTCTATTGCGCCTGGGAGATTACCCTGGTGGCGCCGGGGCTCAGCGAAGCCTCGATCCGCGAGGTCTTTGAATTCGTCGATGGCGATTGCGACATCGCCATCGCGCAGGCTGGCATCGTGCCGGGCCTGGCCGAGGCCGGGTTCGACCTGTCCGATTTCGACGCGGCGCCTGCCGCCGAGGCGGATGCGGTAGCCGAGGCTGACGAACAGGACCTCTCGAGCCTGCTCGCCCTCACCGAGGAAGAAGTGGCCAATCCGCAGGCGCCCGTGGCGCCGCTGGCCGGATTTACCCCCGAGGCCCCGGCCGAGCCGGTCGGTGCCCAGGACAAGTTCGAAGAGGCGCCGGCGCTGAGCTTTGCCGACCTGGCCGCCGAGATCGCGCCACCCGCTCCGCCGGCCCCCAAGGCCGAGGCCGCACCTTCGGTTGCCGCCAAGGCGCCCGCCGCGGCAAGCGAGGGCGAGGATGGCGGTGGCCGCTCGGTCGGCGTGCAGTCGATCCGCGTCGATCTCGACAAGGTGGACCGCGTCGTCAACATGGTGGGCGAACTGGTCATCACCCAGTCCATGCTGACCCAGCAGATGGATGAGACCCTGCGCGCCCGCTATACCGAACTGGTGCGTGGGCTCGAAGTGCTGGCGCAGACCACGCGTGGATTGCAGGATTCGGTCATGGCCATCCGCGCCCAGCCGGTCAAATCGGTTTTCAGCCGCATGCCGCGCCTGGTGCGCGAACTGGCCACCAAGACGTCCAAGAAGATCAAGCTCGAGACCATTGGCGAGAACACCGAAATCGACAAGACGGTGATCGAGCAGTTGTCCGATCCGCTGACCCACATGATCCGCAACTCGGCGGACCATGGTATCGAGACCCCGGAAAAGCGCCTGGCCGCCGGCAAGCCGGAAAGCGGCACGATCCGGCTTTCGGCCGAACAGGCAGGCGGCAATATCCTGATCATCGTCGAGGACGACGGTGCCGGCATCAATCGCGAACGGGTGCTCAAGCTTGCCCGCGACAAGGGCATTGTGGCCCCCGACATCACCCCTACCGACGAACAGATCGACCAGCTGATCTTTGCCCCGGGCTTTTCGACGGCGGAGGCCATCAGCGACATTTCCGGGCGCGGCGTCGGCATGGACGTGGTGCTCTCCAACATCAAGAAGATCGGCGGGTCGGTGCATGTCCGCAGCTGGACCGGCAAGGGTACGCGCATGACTCTGCGGCTGCCGCTGACGCTGGCGGTGCTCGATGTCATGCTGGTCAAGGTCGGCGACAGCCCCTATGTGGTGCCGCTCTCCTCGATCGTGGAAACCATGCAGTGCAGCCGCGCCAGCTTCGAGCGCGTGCCTTCGGGCGGCCGCGTGCTGCAGGTGCGCGGCGAATATGTGCAGGTGATCGATCTGGGGCAGCGCTTTGGCCTCGCCACCGAGGTCGCGCAGTCCGACCAGTTCGTGGTGCTGTGCGAGACCGAGGGCAACCAGAAGGTGGCGCTGGTGGTGGACGACATCATCGGCCAGCAGCAGGTGGTCATCAAGTCGCTCGAAGAAAACTTCGAGCGCGTCGATGGCATTGCCGGCGGCACCATCCTGGGCGATGGCAATGTGGCGCTGATCGTGGATGTGCAAGGCCTGCGCTCGACGCATCTGCACCAGAACGCGGCCTAA
- a CDS encoding response regulator: MTLRVLTVDDSRTILAMLHHTLSNAGFEVLQAEDGKQGLDVLKAQEVDVVITDINMPVMDGIEFIKNVRATGQHNSLPILILTTETSQDKRDQGKAAGGTGWIVKPFDPEKLISVIHRVVH; encoded by the coding sequence ATGACGCTGCGCGTACTCACTGTTGATGACTCGCGAACCATTCTGGCCATGCTGCACCACACCCTGTCCAATGCCGGGTTCGAGGTGCTGCAGGCCGAAGATGGCAAGCAGGGGCTGGACGTGCTCAAGGCCCAGGAGGTCGATGTGGTGATCACCGACATCAACATGCCGGTGATGGATGGCATCGAGTTCATCAAGAATGTGCGCGCCACCGGGCAGCACAATTCCCTGCCCATCCTGATCCTCACCACCGAAACCAGCCAGGACAAGCGGGACCAGGGCAAGGCCGCCGGCGGCACCGGCTGGATCGTCAAGCCCTTCGATCCGGAGAAGCTGATCTCGGTCATCCATCGCGTCGTGCACTGA
- a CDS encoding protein-glutamate methylesterase/protein-glutamine glutaminase has product MMSIKVLVVDDSALIREVLARMLTRDGDIDVVGTATDPIDAREKIKALDPDVVTLDIEMPNMNGLAFLERLMRLRPTPVVMVSTLTKKGASETLLALELGAVDFVAKPSAEFAGGLDAFGAGLRDKIRAAAKSDVRGRSASRADTPKTAKAPLKTAAAPEGALIAIGASTGGVEAIRAVLSEMPADCPPVVIAQHMPAGFTGRFAARLDELCALKVVEAEDRMVLQPGHAYVARGDYHLRVEKSSGQLKCRLSQDGLESGHRPSVDVLFESVAKTVGAMAVGAILTGMGRDGARGLKLMRDAGAYTVGQSQASALVYGMPRVAFEEGAVVEQAAVEQIAAKLANALVKLKSAA; this is encoded by the coding sequence ATGATGAGCATCAAGGTACTGGTCGTCGACGATTCGGCGCTTATCCGCGAAGTGCTGGCCCGCATGCTGACGCGGGACGGGGATATCGACGTGGTGGGCACCGCCACCGACCCCATCGACGCGCGCGAAAAGATCAAGGCACTCGATCCCGACGTGGTGACGCTCGATATCGAAATGCCCAATATGAACGGGCTGGCTTTCCTCGAGCGGCTGATGCGGCTCAGGCCAACGCCGGTGGTGATGGTGTCGACGCTGACCAAGAAGGGCGCCAGCGAAACCCTTTTGGCGCTCGAACTGGGCGCGGTGGATTTCGTGGCCAAGCCGAGCGCTGAATTTGCCGGGGGCCTGGATGCCTTCGGGGCCGGCCTCAGGGACAAGATCAGGGCGGCGGCGAAATCGGACGTGCGAGGCCGCTCGGCCAGCCGCGCCGATACGCCCAAGACCGCCAAGGCACCGCTCAAGACCGCAGCCGCGCCCGAGGGCGCGCTGATCGCCATCGGCGCCTCGACCGGCGGGGTGGAAGCGATCCGCGCGGTGCTGAGCGAAATGCCGGCCGACTGCCCGCCCGTGGTCATTGCCCAGCATATGCCCGCCGGTTTTACTGGGCGCTTTGCCGCCCGGCTCGATGAATTGTGCGCGCTCAAGGTGGTGGAGGCGGAAGACCGCATGGTGCTGCAGCCCGGCCATGCCTATGTCGCGCGGGGTGATTACCACCTGCGGGTCGAGAAATCGTCGGGCCAGCTCAAGTGCCGGCTGAGCCAGGATGGGCTCGAGAGCGGGCATCGGCCGAGCGTCGACGTGCTGTTCGAGTCGGTGGCCAAGACCGTGGGCGCGATGGCCGTTGGCGCCATCCTGACCGGCATGGGCCGTGACGGTGCGCGGGGCCTCAAGCTCATGCGCGACGCCGGCGCCTATACGGTGGGGCAGAGCCAGGCTTCGGCCTTGGTCTATGGCATGCCGCGCGTCGCCTTCGAGGAGGGCGCGGTGGTGGAACAGGCGGCCGTGGAACAGATTGCGGCCAAGCTTGCCAATGCCCTGGTCAAGCTCAAATCGGCCGCCTGA
- a CDS encoding chemotaxis protein CheW, translating into MEALSLRDDVSDKSAIAGQNTLQLIAFSIGEQTYGVEITTVREIRAWNGATPLPNTREFVRGVINLRGTIVPIFDLRARFGDGQTSPTKNHVVVVMSVGDKWVGILVDAVSDILTVNRDDIHNVPEGNSIDTELLNGIVTHESRMVGLIDLHAVVSGAKMDG; encoded by the coding sequence ATGGAAGCGCTGAGCCTTCGCGACGATGTAAGCGACAAGTCGGCCATAGCCGGCCAGAACACATTGCAGCTGATCGCCTTTTCGATCGGCGAACAGACCTATGGCGTGGAAATCACCACGGTCAGGGAAATCCGCGCCTGGAACGGTGCGACCCCCTTGCCCAATACCCGCGAATTCGTGCGCGGCGTGATCAATCTGCGCGGTACCATCGTGCCGATCTTCGACCTGCGCGCCCGCTTCGGCGACGGCCAGACCTCGCCCACCAAGAACCATGTCGTGGTGGTGATGAGCGTCGGCGACAAATGGGTCGGCATCCTGGTCGATGCGGTGTCGGACATTCTCACGGTCAATCGCGACGACATCCACAATGTGCCCGAAGGCAATTCGATCGATACCGAACTGCTCAACGGCATCGTCACCCATGAAAGCCGCATGGTCGGGCTGATCGACCTCCACGCCGTGGTCTCCGGCGCCAAGATGGACGGCTAG